The DNA sequence CCTTATCATGGAATGGGGCAGGCGCATGGCTTATGTTTTTCAGTACCCGATGGAGTTACTATTCCACCATCGTTGCGGAATATTTATAAAGAACTCAACGACGACCTGAATATCCCTATTAGCAGTTCTGGGAATCTTACTCGTTGGGCTCGCCAAGGAGTATTATTGCTTAATGCAATACTCACGGTCAGAGAAAACTGTGCCGGAAGTCATCAGGGCAAAGGTTGGGAAAACTTTACCAATGCTGCTATCAAAGCAATTTCCGAAAAACTTTCGGGAGTTGTTTTTATGCTGTGGGGAAATTACGCACAGGAAAAACAAAATTTGATCGATACATCAAAACACTATATACTAAAAGCAGCTCATCCATCGCCTTTATCGGCAAGTAGGGGATTTTTCGGCTGTAAGCATTTTTCAAAAACTCAGGAGATACTCAAAACTAACGGCTACGAAACAATTAATTGGACATAAAATATTTTCCTTATAGCTAACGTTATTAGAAAAAAACAAATGATAATTGAGAGAAACATTTTTATAAGTTTGATAATTTGCCTCTTGTTGAGCGTAAATCACGTCTTATCGCAACAGTTATTCTCCGAGCCGGCAGGAGGTATGAATAGCGAAGAATTATATGAGGCTGTCTTAGCACCAATTGACCAGATTAATCATTTACCAGATATTTTCACCTATTCGCCTGTTACCAAGTATTACGATACATGGGATACACTCTACGTTACCAGGCATGTTCAAACTTATCCCAAAACCGATAGTATAGTCCTTTTGCCTATATTCAACCATTTTTCAAAGAATTATCATGTGCCTAACCATGGAGATTTCTTGTCTCCTTTCGGATATCGCGGCAGACGCTTACACGCTGGTGTTGACATTAGGTTGAACAAAGGCGATTCGGTTAAAGTTGCTTTCGATGGTGTTGTCAGACTTGCAAAATATAATGGCGGTTATGGCAACTGTGTGGTTGTCAGACATTTTAATGGTATTGAAACCTTATATGCTCATTTGTCAAAAATAGAAGTAGGTGTTAATCAGGCTGTTAGGGCTGGCGATGTTATAGGTTTGGGAGGAAGTACAGGTCGTTCAACCTGCAATCACTTGCATTTTGAAACTAGATTCCAGGGCAAACCTTTTAACCCCCGACAAATTTTCGACTTTGAAAATAATACAATATTAGTCGATACACTTCTAATAACCAATA is a window from the Lentimicrobiaceae bacterium genome containing:
- the ung gene encoding uracil-DNA glycosylase — protein: MTVIKPKINPEWYAVLENEFNSRYFIELKEFLVSEKQKYNVFPKGSKIFSAFDLTPFSQVKVVIIGQDPYHGMGQAHGLCFSVPDGVTIPPSLRNIYKELNDDLNIPISSSGNLTRWARQGVLLLNAILTVRENCAGSHQGKGWENFTNAAIKAISEKLSGVVFMLWGNYAQEKQNLIDTSKHYILKAAHPSPLSASRGFFGCKHFSKTQEILKTNGYETINWT
- a CDS encoding peptidoglycan DD-metalloendopeptidase family protein, which encodes MIIERNIFISLIICLLLSVNHVLSQQLFSEPAGGMNSEELYEAVLAPIDQINHLPDIFTYSPVTKYYDTWDTLYVTRHVQTYPKTDSIVLLPIFNHFSKNYHVPNHGDFLSPFGYRGRRLHAGVDIRLNKGDSVKVAFDGVVRLAKYNGGYGNCVVVRHFNGIETLYAHLSKIEVGVNQAVRAGDVIGLGGSTGRSTCNHLHFETRFQGKPFNPRQIFDFENNTILVDTLLITNMTFRKTKDYVPKYIEKAPDVNSMMEEYALVVEKNKNNPEYQYYKVKKGDNLSIISRKHNVPISELCKLNGISKNKIIRAGTYLKLYE